From the genome of Drosophila melanogaster chromosome 2L, one region includes:
- the Idgf2 gene encoding imaginal disc growth factor 2, isoform A: MKAWIWFTFVACLFAASTEAASNLVCYYDSSSYTREGLGKLLNPDLEIALQFCSHLVYGYAGLRGENLQAYSMNENLDIYKHQFSEVTSLKRKYPHLKVLLSVGGDHDIDPDHPNKYIDLLEGEKVRQIGFIRSAYDLVKTYGFDGLDLAYQFPKNKPRKVHGDLGLAWKSIKKLFTGDFIVDPHAALHKEQFTALVRDVKDSLRADGFLLSLTVLPNVNSTWYFDIPALNGLVDFVNLATFDFLTPARNPEEADYSAPIYHPDGSKDRLAHLNADFQVEYWLSQGFPSNKINLGVATYGNAWKLTKDSGLEGVPVVPETSGPAPEGFQSQKPGLLSYAEICGKLSNPQNQFLKGNESPLRRVSDPTKRFGGIAYRPVDGQITEGIWVSYDDPDSASNKAAYARVKNLGGVALFDLSYDDFRGQCSGDKYPILRAIKYRL; the protein is encoded by the exons ATGAAGGCGTGGATCTGGTTTACGTTTGTCGCGTGCCTCTTTGCGGCAAGTACAGAAGCTGCCTCCAACTTAGTCTGCTACTATGACTCTTCGAGTTACACCAGGGAAG GTCTGGGCAAGCTGCTCAATCCCGATCTGGAGATCGCCTTGCAATTCTGCAGCCACTTGGTCTACGGCTATGCTGGGCTGAGAGGTGAAAACCTACAGGCGTACAGTATGAACGAGAACCTGGACATATACAAGCATCAGTTCTCCGAGGTTACCTCCCTCAAGAGGAAGTATCCCCACCTGAAAGTTTTGTTGAGTGTGGGCGGCGATCATGACATCGACCCTGATCATCCCAACAAGTATATCGATCTGCTGGAGGGCGAGAAGGTTCGTCAAATTGGTTTCATCCGATCGGCCTATGACTTGGTTAAGACCTACGGCTTTGATGGCTTGGATCTGGCCTATCAGTTCCCAAAGAATAAGCCAAGAAAGGTTCACGGTGATCTTGGACTGGCATGGAAGAGTATTAAGAAGCTGTTCACCGGCGATTTCATAGTGGATCCACACGCAGCCCTTCATAAGGAGCAGTTTACCGCTTTAGTAAGGGATGTAAAGGACTCCTTGAGAGCTGATGGATTTCTGCTCAGTCTGACTGTGCTGCCCAATGTAAACTCAACAT GGTACTTTGATATTCCCGCTCTGAATGGCCTGGTGGACTTTGTGAACCTGGCTACCTTCGATTTCCTGACACCAGCCCGTAATCCCGAGGAGGCGGACTACAGTGCTCCCATCTACCATCCCGATGGATCGAAGGATAGGTTGGCACACCTTAACGCTGATTTCCAGGTGGAGTACTGGCTATCTCAGGGATTCCCATCCAATAAGATCAATTTGGGAGTTGCCACCTATGGTAATGCATGGAAACTTACCAAGGACTCGGGTCTCGAAGGAGTTCCTGTTGTGCCGGAGACAAGTGGACCAGCACCCGAGGGCTTCCAGTCCCAAAAGCCTGGATTACTAAGCTATGCTGAAATCTGCGGAAAGTTGTCCAATCCCCAAAATCAATTCCTCAAGGGCAACGAATCGCCACTGCGAAGAGTTTCTGATCCCACCAAGAGATTCGGAGGCATAGCTTATCGCCCAGTGGATGGTCAGATAACCGAGGGCATTTGGGTGAGCTACGATGATCCCGACTCCGCCTCCAATAAGGCAGCCTATGCCCGTGTCAAGAACCTAGGGGGCGTGGCGCTGTTCGATCTGAGCTACGATGATTTCCGTGGACAGTGCTCAGGCGATAAGTATCCCATTCTGCGAGCCATCAAATATCGTCTATAA
- the Idgf2 gene encoding imaginal disc growth factor 2, isoform B has product MNENLDIYKHQFSEVTSLKRKYPHLKVLLSVGGDHDIDPDHPNKYIDLLEGEKVRQIGFIRSAYDLVKTYGFDGLDLAYQFPKNKPRKVHGDLGLAWKSIKKLFTGDFIVDPHAALHKEQFTALVRDVKDSLRADGFLLSLTVLPNVNSTWYFDIPALNGLVDFVNLATFDFLTPARNPEEADYSAPIYHPDGSKDRLAHLNADFQVEYWLSQGFPSNKINLGVATYGNAWKLTKDSGLEGVPVVPETSGPAPEGFQSQKPGLLSYAEICGKLSNPQNQFLKGNESPLRRVSDPTKRFGGIAYRPVDGQITEGIWVSYDDPDSASNKAAYARVKNLGGVALFDLSYDDFRGQCSGDKYPILRAIKYRL; this is encoded by the exons ATGAACGAGAACCTGGACATATACAAGCATCAGTTCTCCGAGGTTACCTCCCTCAAGAGGAAGTATCCCCACCTGAAAGTTTTGTTGAGTGTGGGCGGCGATCATGACATCGACCCTGATCATCCCAACAAGTATATCGATCTGCTGGAGGGCGAGAAGGTTCGTCAAATTGGTTTCATCCGATCGGCCTATGACTTGGTTAAGACCTACGGCTTTGATGGCTTGGATCTGGCCTATCAGTTCCCAAAGAATAAGCCAAGAAAGGTTCACGGTGATCTTGGACTGGCATGGAAGAGTATTAAGAAGCTGTTCACCGGCGATTTCATAGTGGATCCACACGCAGCCCTTCATAAGGAGCAGTTTACCGCTTTAGTAAGGGATGTAAAGGACTCCTTGAGAGCTGATGGATTTCTGCTCAGTCTGACTGTGCTGCCCAATGTAAACTCAACAT GGTACTTTGATATTCCCGCTCTGAATGGCCTGGTGGACTTTGTGAACCTGGCTACCTTCGATTTCCTGACACCAGCCCGTAATCCCGAGGAGGCGGACTACAGTGCTCCCATCTACCATCCCGATGGATCGAAGGATAGGTTGGCACACCTTAACGCTGATTTCCAGGTGGAGTACTGGCTATCTCAGGGATTCCCATCCAATAAGATCAATTTGGGAGTTGCCACCTATGGTAATGCATGGAAACTTACCAAGGACTCGGGTCTCGAAGGAGTTCCTGTTGTGCCGGAGACAAGTGGACCAGCACCCGAGGGCTTCCAGTCCCAAAAGCCTGGATTACTAAGCTATGCTGAAATCTGCGGAAAGTTGTCCAATCCCCAAAATCAATTCCTCAAGGGCAACGAATCGCCACTGCGAAGAGTTTCTGATCCCACCAAGAGATTCGGAGGCATAGCTTATCGCCCAGTGGATGGTCAGATAACCGAGGGCATTTGGGTGAGCTACGATGATCCCGACTCCGCCTCCAATAAGGCAGCCTATGCCCGTGTCAAGAACCTAGGGGGCGTGGCGCTGTTCGATCTGAGCTACGATGATTTCCGTGGACAGTGCTCAGGCGATAAGTATCCCATTCTGCGAGCCATCAAATATCGTCTATAA
- the Idgf1 gene encoding imaginal disc growth factor 1, with protein sequence MRFQLFYILGLLSVTSLTHAASNLICYYDSNSYLRQGLAKMHTNELDLALQFCTHLVYGYAGLKSGTLELFSLNVDLDMFYYKDITALRQKFPQLKILLSVGGDRDVDEAHPNKYVELLEANRTAQQNFIDSSMILLKRNGFDGLDLAFQLPRNKPRKVHGSLGSYWKSFKKLFTGDFVVDPQAEEHKSQFTDLVGNIKNAFRSANLMLSLTVLPNVNSTWYFDVPKLHPQFDYINLAAFDFLTPLRNPEEADFTAPIFFQDEQNRLPHLNVEFQINYWLQNHCPGQKLNLGIASYGRAWKLSKGSGLSGAPIVHETCGVAPGGIQIQSAEGLLSWPEICSKLSQNASAQYRGELAPLRKVTDLTQKYGNYALRPADDNGDFGVWLSFDDPDFAGIKAVYAKGKGLGGIALFDLSYDDFRGLCTGQKYPILRSIKYFMG encoded by the exons ATGAGATTCCAGTTGTTTTATATACTGGGCTTGCTCAGTGTGACAAGTTTGACCCATGCTGCCAGCAATCTGATTTGTTATTATGACTCCAACTCGTATTTGCGCCAAGGTTTGGCCAAAATGCATACCAACGAATTGGATTTGGCCCTGCAGTTCTGCACCCATTTGGTTTACGGATATGCGGGCCTGAAGTCCGGTACCCTCGAGCTATTCAGTCTGAATGTGGACCTGGACATGTTCTACTACAAGGACATCACCGCCCTGCGACAGAAGTTTCCTCAACTGAAGATTCTCCTCAGCGTGGGTGGAGATCGCGATGTGGATGAGGCCCACCCCAATAAATATGTAGAGCTTCTGGAGGCGAATCGCACGGCTCAGCAGAATTTTATAGACAGCAGCATGATTTTGCTTAAGCGAAATGGATTCGATGGCCTTGATCTCGCGTTCCAGTTACCCCGTAATAAGCCCAGAAAAGTCCATGGATCCCTTGGATCTTACTGGAAGTCGTTCAAGAAGCTTTTCACTGGTGACTTCGTTGTGGACCCGCAGGCGGAGGAGCACAAGTCACAATTCACCGATCTCGTTGGAAATATAAAGAATGCCTTTCGATCTGCTAATCTGATGCTGTCTCTGACAGTCCTGCCCAATGTGAACTCCACTT GGTACTTCGATGTCCCCAAACTGCATCCCCAGTTCGACTATATAAACCTGGCGGCCTTCGACTTTCTCACCCCACTACGAAATCCCGAGGAGGCGGACTTCACAGCTCCGATTTTCTTCCAGGACGAACAGAATCGCTTGCCCCATTTGAATGTGGAGTTCCAGATTAACTATTGGCTGCAGAATCATTGTCCTGGCCAAAAATTGAACCTGGGAATAGCCAGTTATGGCAGAGCATGGAAATTATCGAAGGGATCTGGACTCAGTGGTGCTCCCATTGTTCATGAGACATGTGGAGTTGCACCCGGCGGAATACAAATCCAGAGTGCTGAGGGCTTACTAAGTTGGCCAGAGATTTGCTCGAAGTTGTCGCAGAACGCATCCGCTCAATATAGAGGAGAATTGGCGCCGCTCCGCAAGGTCACGGATCTCACCCAGAAATACGGAAATTACGCTCTCCGGCCAGCAGATGATAATGGAGATTTTGGCGTATGGCTGAGCTTCGATGATCCGGATTTTGCTGGAATAAAGGCAGTATATGCCAAGGGCAAAGGACTCGGCGGAATTGCCCTTTTCGATTTAAGTTACGATGACTTCCGTGGACTTTGCACTGGCCAAAAGTACCCCATACTGCGGTCAATTAAGTACTTTATGGGATAA